Below is a genomic region from Flavobacteriales bacterium.
ACTGATGTATCGCTCCCACAATTATTGCTACTCACAATTAAGGATACGGTATACGTTCCTGGTGCTGTATAAGTATGTGTTGGGTTAGCTTGTGTAGAAGTTCCTCCATCTCCAAAGGTCCATTGGAAATTAGAGCTTGAAGAACTATTATTGGTAAAAAAGATATCCATTGGCATTGCACATCCTCCTTGAGAGCTTTGTGTAAACTCTGCAGATATTGCTCCAGAATAGCCATTTCCAAACCCTACTGCATACCAAGCATTGTGCGTTGATTCTAATTGAGGTGAACATGGTCCAAACAAATCTTCTGCTGCTTGTAAAGAATAGGTATAAGCATCTTGATATTGAGAACTAGAAGTTAAATAAACGGTTAATGTTCTAAAAGCAATAGCTCCAGCATCGTCTAGCCCTATTCCATTAACACTAAAATTATTCCCTATATCATTGGTTCCAGAGCCACCATCGGCTAGTAAATAATACCAAAAGTTTAACACCCCGCTATTGGTATGCACTCCTCCATTATCTGCTGTACCTGTATACCAATTGGTTCCTTGGTAAGTGTCTGGGTCTCCAGCTTGATTAGGGTTACTCATATTACGCATCACAAAACCTAAATCTGAACCTAAAATCCAGTTGGTATTATTGGGTCTAGCATAAGATTCTATCGACTTTCCGAAAATATCACTAAATGATTCATTTAAAGCTCCTGACTCATTTTGATAAACTAATCCTGCGGAGTTTTGAGTTAATCCATGTGTGATTTCATGTCCAGAAATTTTCAATGTAGTAAAGGGACTATTTCCATTCGATCCATCTCCATAAGTCATTCGATAGCCATCCCAAAAAGCATTTCCATAATTTACATCATAATGAATGTAACTTACCAATACATGCCCATTTCCATCAATACTATTTCTATTGTGTTTAGTTAAGAAATAGTCATAAGTCATTTCTGCTCCCCAGTGGGCATCTAGGGCATACTGACTTACATTATTAAAACTCCAATTATTATCTGCATCTGTAAAATCAACGGCATTATTATAGTTGGTTCCATTTTGCATATCATAGGTTCCTATTCCATTTCCCCTTCCTGATTCTTCCAAAGCAAACCCTCCATTAATTGAATTTGCAGTGATTGTTTGTGTCCCACTATAACCTGTTACAGCTGTCCCTACTTGATCAGCAATGTGTAATAAATCGTGTTTAAATATAATTTCTCCTGATGTTACATCTACATAAATCGCTTGCTTTGAAAGTGGTGCATGTGCATAAACCTCAAATTCATAACATTTTCTATAATTTTTGCTTTTGTAATCTCCATCTTTTGGGGCATAAACAACAGCTCCTTTTGGAAAGTAAGAAGCAAAAGGATTTTTAGTATCCCTTTTTAATTGTGCTTCTTCTGTTGGCATCTCCCATTTATACTGTTTAGCCTTTACATGATTTAAAGCTATTTCAAGAGCGTTTTCTTTGGAAATTAACTGTTCATTTTTGTTCAGTTTGGGAAGATAATACCCATTAAACAAAAAGACCTCATTATTCTTAGTATGTGCTACAATATTTGCTCCAATGACTTTATTAGACTCGTAATAAAGATCGAAACGGTAATGCTCTTGCCCTATATGATCTGTTTGTTTTGATTGTAAGACTAAAACAAATTCCTCTTCAACTTGAAAGTTGTTTTTAAACCACTTCTGGAAATCCTGAATTTTGACCGTTTCCTGTATTTCTACCATTGACGGTAGTTCAGAAATTTTACTTCGATCTAATACTTTAAAATGTTTACTTTGAGCACTAAAAAAAGTAGGAATAACCACGCTAAAAACCAGCGCGATTAAGTTTCGTGTAGTGTAATACATAACAATATCTATAAGGATTCCCCATAAATATATTAAATATCAACTACTTATAAAAACCTTTTGTCTTAATTTTACTTTGTACGAACCATTAACCCCTTGGCAAAATTAAGTAGGTAATCATACTTCTGTTCTGATAGGCCTATTTTATTCAATGCTTCTAACGCTTTATCATAATAAGACCACATCACACTTTCTGCTTGTTCTTTTACTTTTAAATCATTGAATATAGCAGTTACAGCTTCTACTTTTTGTTCTGCTTGATAATCGGTAACATTCATCCAGCTATTCAACTCTTCTTCTTGAGTTTCATTGGCATTTTCTAATGCTTTGAGTAATAGGTATGTTTTTTTATTGGCTAGAATATCTCCACCTACTTGTTTCCCAAACAATGCTGCATCTCCAAAAACATCTAAAATATCATCTTGAATTTGAAATGCAATTCCAAGGTTTAAACCAAAGTCATAGATTAAGTTAGCCTGTTCTTCGGTAGCATCTGCTAAGATCGCTCCTAATTTTAATGCACAACCAACTAAAACTGACGTTTTTAGTTTAATCATTTCAATATATTCAGGAATTGTAACATCTTCTCTTGTTTCGAATTCCATGTCTAAATGCTGTCCTTCGCAAACCTCTATTGCTGTGACATTAAACAAATCAAGGACTGAACGTAAATACTCCGTTTTACAAGAGGTAACCATAACAAAAGCTTGGACAAACATAACATCTCCTGAAAGAATTGCAGAATTGATATTCCATTTTTCATGTACTGTTTCTTTTCCTCTTCTTAAGGGTGCATCATCCATGATATCATCATGTAATAATGTAAAATTATGGAACATTTCTATTCCCAATGCAGACTTGTATGAATCCTCTAAATTACCATCAAATAAATCGGTACCTATCAACGTAAGAACAGGTCTTAATCTTTTACCTCCAATAGACAATATATAACTAACCGGATCATATAATGCTAATTGACTTCTACTATCCTCTAGTATATCTATCTGATTTGATATTAATTCTTGATATTCTGTTATTGTCTTCATTTCAAAAAATGCTTATTAATCTATTAAGCTCATTAAGTATTTACCATAACCACTTTTTACTAGAGGCTCTGCTATTTTTCTTAATTGTTCAGCATTAATAAAACCTCTAGAATAAGCTACAGCTTCTATGCAACCTACTCCTAACCCTTGTCTTTCTTCTATTGTTTGAACGTATTGTCCTGCTTGCATTAAAGATGTAAAAGTTCCTGTATCTAGCCATGCAGTACCACGCTCTAAAATTTGGACCTTTAATTTTCCTCGCTCCAAGTAAGCCTTGTTAACATCCGTAATTTCGTATTCTCCTCTCGCAGAAGGCGCTAAACTTTCTGCAATTTCTATAACATCATTATCATAAAAATATAATCCTGGAACGGCATAATTTGATTTTGGCACTTCTGGCTTCTCCTCTATAGAGAGCACATTGTTGTTTTCATCAAAATCTACTACACCATATCTTTCTGGATCAGATACGTGATAAGCAAATACCAACCCTCCTTCTGGGTTTAAACTTGATCGCAACATTGATCCCATCCCAGTTCCAAAAAAGATATTATCTCCAAGCACCAACGCGACTTTATCATCACCAATAAACTCTTTTCCAATAATAAAAGCTTGTGCTAATCCATTAGGCTCTGGTTGAATAGCGTATTCGAATTT
It encodes:
- the rfbA gene encoding glucose-1-phosphate thymidylyltransferase RfbA, whose translation is MKGIILAGGSGTRLHPLTLAVSKQLMPVYNKPMIYYPLSTLMVAGIREILIITTPHDQKAFQTLLGDGSHLGCKFEYAIQPEPNGLAQAFIIGKEFIGDDKVALVLGDNIFFGTGMGSMLRSSLNPEGGLVFAYHVSDPERYGVVDFDENNNVLSIEEKPEVPKSNYAVPGLYFYDNDVIEIAESLAPSARGEYEITDVNKAYLERGKLKVQILERGTAWLDTGTFTSLMQAGQYVQTIEERQGLGVGCIEAVAYSRGFINAEQLRKIAEPLVKSGYGKYLMSLID
- a CDS encoding polyprenyl synthetase family protein, giving the protein MKTITEYQELISNQIDILEDSRSQLALYDPVSYILSIGGKRLRPVLTLIGTDLFDGNLEDSYKSALGIEMFHNFTLLHDDIMDDAPLRRGKETVHEKWNINSAILSGDVMFVQAFVMVTSCKTEYLRSVLDLFNVTAIEVCEGQHLDMEFETREDVTIPEYIEMIKLKTSVLVGCALKLGAILADATEEQANLIYDFGLNLGIAFQIQDDILDVFGDAALFGKQVGGDILANKKTYLLLKALENANETQEEELNSWMNVTDYQAEQKVEAVTAIFNDLKVKEQAESVMWSYYDKALEALNKIGLSEQKYDYLLNFAKGLMVRTK